The genomic stretch GCTGCGTCGTTACGTTGAATCTCAGGTTTATCAGGGCGTTGTAGAAAACCTGGCCAGCGAGCAGGCCGCACGAATGGTGGCGATGAAAGCCGCGACCGATAATGGCGGCAGCCTGATTAAAGAGCTGCAGTTGGTTTACAACAAAGCTCGTCAGGCCAGCATTACTCAGGAACTCACCGAGATCGTCTCGGGGGCCGCCGCGGTTTAACCAGGTTTACGAATTACGTAGAGGATTCAAGATGGCTACTGGAAAGATTGTCCAGGTAATCGGCGCCGTGGTGGACGTCGAGTTCCCTCAGGACGCCGTACCACGCGTGTACGACGCGCTTGAGGTACAGAATGGTAACGAGAGCCTGGTGCTGGAAGTTCAGCAGCAGCTCGGCGGCGGTATCGTGCGTACCATCGCGATGGGTTCTTCCGACGGTCTGCGTCGTGGTCTGGAAGTTAAAGACCTTGAGCACCCGATCGAAGTACCGGTAGGTAAAGCAACACTGGGTCGTATCATGAACGTATTGGGTCAGCCAATCGACATGAAAGGCGACATCGGTGAAGAAGAGCGTTGGGCTATCCACCGCGCGGCACCTTCCTACGAAGAGCTGTCCAGCTCTCAGGAACTGCTGGAAACCGGTATCAAAGTTATCGACCTGATGTGTCCGTTCGCGAAGGGCGGTAAAGTCGGTCTGTTCGGCGGTGCGGGTGTAGGTAAAACCGTAAACATGATGGAGCTGATCCGTAACATCGCGATCGAGCACTCCGGTTACTCCGTGTTTGCGGGTGTAGGTGAACGTACTCGTGAGGGTAACGACTTCTACCACGAAATGACCGACTCCAACGTTCTGGACAAAGTATCCCTGGTTTACGGCCAGATGAACGAGCCACCAGGAAACCGTCTGCGCGTTGCGCTGACCGGTCTGACGATGGCTGAGAAGTTCCGTGATGAAGGCCGTGACGTTCTGCTGTTCGTTGATAACATCTATCGTTACACCCTGGCCGGTACGGAAGTATCTGCACTGCTGGGTCGTATGCCTTCAGCGGTAGGTTATCAGCCTACGCTGGCGGAAGAGATGGGTGTTCTTCAGGAACGTATCACCTCTACCAAAACCGGTTCTATCACCTCCGTTCAGGCGGTATACGTACCTGCGGATGACTTGACTGACCCATCTCCAGCAACCACCTTTGCGCACTTAGATGCAACCGTGGTACTGAGCCGTCAGATCGCGTCTCTGGGTATCTACCCGGCCGTTGACCCGCTGGACTCCACCAGCCGTCAGCTGGATCCACTGGTTGTTGGTCAGGAACACTACGACACCGCGCGTGGCGTACAGTCCCTGCTGCAGCGTTACCAGGAACTGAAAGACATCATCGCCATCCTGGGTATGGATGAACTGTCTGAAGAAGACAAACTGGTGGTAGCACGTGCGCGTAAGATCCAGCGCTTCCTGTCCCAGCCGTTCTTCGTTGCGGAAGTATTCACCGGTTCTCCG from Enterobacter dykesii encodes the following:
- the atpD gene encoding F0F1 ATP synthase subunit beta, whose protein sequence is MATGKIVQVIGAVVDVEFPQDAVPRVYDALEVQNGNESLVLEVQQQLGGGIVRTIAMGSSDGLRRGLEVKDLEHPIEVPVGKATLGRIMNVLGQPIDMKGDIGEEERWAIHRAAPSYEELSSSQELLETGIKVIDLMCPFAKGGKVGLFGGAGVGKTVNMMELIRNIAIEHSGYSVFAGVGERTREGNDFYHEMTDSNVLDKVSLVYGQMNEPPGNRLRVALTGLTMAEKFRDEGRDVLLFVDNIYRYTLAGTEVSALLGRMPSAVGYQPTLAEEMGVLQERITSTKTGSITSVQAVYVPADDLTDPSPATTFAHLDATVVLSRQIASLGIYPAVDPLDSTSRQLDPLVVGQEHYDTARGVQSLLQRYQELKDIIAILGMDELSEEDKLVVARARKIQRFLSQPFFVAEVFTGSPGKYVSLKDTIRGFKGIMEGEYDHLPEQAFYMVGSIDEAVEKAKKL